Proteins from a genomic interval of Bacillota bacterium:
- a CDS encoding transposase family protein — protein MSKREEWLIRKQQAQESKLQQLRAAGIAFKVKYEKKPKKQSIPNRLSDLTTPEEEKEECQETVEATLKVYRQLLPGLLCRLKHIEDPRNPVKIKHKLTVLMVYGILFFVYQVSSRREANREMSKPIFYENLKAMFPELETLPHADTLARLLERIKDCERKAFYRLAEKIKKRFPRLKIAVVLDGLYACGPVIRLCRQYKWDYMIVLKEDALKEVWREATGLMRLEPKNTLTCVWGDRIQ, from the coding sequence TAAGGAAGCAGCAAGCACAAGAGAGTAAATTACAGCAACTAAGAGCCGCAGGGATTGCATTTAAGGTAAAGTATGAGAAAAAACCTAAAAAACAGTCTATACCCAATAGATTGAGCGATTTAACAACTCCGGAGGAAGAAAAGGAAGAATGTCAGGAAACGGTGGAAGCAACATTGAAGGTATACCGGCAGCTGCTGCCGGGATTGCTTTGTCGGCTAAAGCACATAGAGGATCCAAGGAATCCTGTGAAAATAAAACACAAGCTTACGGTATTAATGGTATATGGAATCTTGTTTTTCGTTTACCAGGTATCATCAAGGCGTGAGGCAAATAGGGAGATGAGCAAGCCGATATTTTATGAGAACCTGAAAGCAATGTTTCCGGAGCTTGAGACCTTACCTCATGCGGATACGCTTGCGAGGCTTTTGGAAAGAATAAAGGACTGTGAGAGAAAAGCCTTTTACCGTCTTGCAGAAAAGATAAAGAAGAGATTCCCAAGGCTAAAGATAGCAGTGGTGTTGGATGGACTTTATGCATGCGGACCTGTAATCAGGTTATGCAGGCAGTATAAGTGGGATTACATGATAGTACTAAAAGAAGATGCTTTAAAGGAAGTATGGAGAGAAGCTACAGGCCTGATGCGTTTGGAACCAAAAAATACTCTGACATGCGTATGGGGAGATAGAATCCAG